The sequence below is a genomic window from Sorangiineae bacterium MSr12523.
TCTAGAGTTCTGCCGAAAATGACACCAATGCTCGAGCGAACTGCTGCGGTTGTTCGAGATCGGGACAGTGGCCCGCCTGGTCGAAACGCATCACGCGAGCTTCACGAAAATAGGGGAGCGCGGATTCGGGATCGCTGCGCCGGTGGCTGCGATCCTGGCTACCCCAGATGACCAACGCCGGTTGCTGCACCGGGACGAAGGTGGGGTCTTCACTCGAGAAATAGGCTTGCACCATGGACGCGAGCGCCCAGGGGGAGCCTGCATCGAACGCGCCCGCCGCGGTGTCGGCGAATTGCTGTTTTGCAGCGCCCTTGCCGAGATTGGAGTGGAACCATCGCTTGGCGATCCTCCGCTTGCCAGCCCGCACGAGCAGTTGGCCCAAAACCGGAGTCGCAACCAAGCCGCGCCCCCCGAAATCGATGCGGCGAGCCCAGATTCGTTCCTGCTCCCAACTCGGTGCCTGAACGCTCACGACCCCCCGAACGACGCTCGGGGCCATCGATGCCAAGATGAGTGCCAAGTATGCGCCGACGCACGAGAAAGAAAGAATACAGTCTTCGACATTTTCCGCCTCCAACACCTCCCGCACGGCTTGCGCTTGACTGCGAAGGCCATAATCGAAGCCCCGTGCCGCCTTCGAAAAGCCCATGCCGGGTAGCTCGAGGCAGAGAACCTTGAATCGAGGGGAAAGTAAGTCGAAAAGGCCATCGTAGTGTTCGATGAACACGGGCGTATCGCAGACGAATACGATGGTGCGCGCGCCTTCGCCTTGGCATCGCAGGCGCACGTTGCCGGAAGGCGTGCGGCGGATGCGAATTCCGTTGCGTCCGGAATAAAGTGGATTGTAAGCGCGGCTCCAAGCAAGTGGGCGTTCCAAGCCATAGGCATTCATGAGCCCTCTCGTACTGAAGTACGGCTTGGCCGTGGGTCACCCCTTGGTCACGTTCATCGGAGCATTGCCTCGAACGGCACATCGTCGCGCCGTACTCGGCGCCTCCGATCCCGGAACAAGATTAGCGATTATCTGTTTCGTCTGGGAGCGTTTGCAGAACGCGAGGACTTCGGCGGCGACTTCGTATCTCGCCAGCGAGCCGGTCGGCCAGCCGATCGAGGACACGGGGGGCCCGGGATCGCAAGCAGAATGCGCATGGGTGTTTCCTCCGAGGTGGCGTTCATCCACGGACGACGGGTGAGCGCGCGCTCTCCGCGTGACTATACGTGTATGGCG
It includes:
- a CDS encoding alpha/beta hydrolase, coding for MNAYGLERPLAWSRAYNPLYSGRNGIRIRRTPSGNVRLRCQGEGARTIVFVCDTPVFIEHYDGLFDLLSPRFKVLCLELPGMGFSKAARGFDYGLRSQAQAVREVLEAENVEDCILSFSCVGAYLALILASMAPSVVRGVVSVQAPSWEQERIWARRIDFGGRGLVATPVLGQLLVRAGKRRIAKRWFHSNLGKGAAKQQFADTAAGAFDAGSPWALASMVQAYFSSEDPTFVPVQQPALVIWGSQDRSHRRSDPESALPYFREARVMRFDQAGHCPDLEQPQQFARALVSFSAEL